In Sphingobacterium sp. lm-10, one DNA window encodes the following:
- a CDS encoding RagB/SusD family nutrient uptake outer membrane protein, translated as MASCSDFLDRVPQDEIVNETYWKTQEHLEMAATAIYSRVKAKNFVDMENLAENTMWPTTNQYKDIGSGVFPVTQPTVNSEWANMYRDVRECNAFLENYAGASENQPGAKERLAAEVRVIRALAYSFLTSFYGDIPLLTKTLNPDDPELYDDRTPQSEVVDFLLGDLDAAAAALPSAIPTGQNLGRVSKGTALTLKSRIALTYGRYEVAEQAAKAVMDLGVYELYNTGDPQTNYWELFTRAGKLAGGRNKETIFARLHLTDVIMHNLSREIQVPDQFARFVPTRSLVESYLCADGLPIDKSPLYSDAAYADVFKNRDPRMTQTILVPGDKWGGRFDGRPVAQNPDPTIFQVPKFSQDGRGSVTTTGYYYKKYVEPSAVGLVSRDDNDIHHMRYAEVLLNYAEARLEQNKLTQADLDISINLLRDRVGMVHMNLSFLAQHGMDIRAEIRRERRVELALEGHRYFDVRRWQQGELLGRDIEGVKASWFPQLNAATYRKSTDGHLVVQWTRAFESPKNYLWPVPQTQWERNPNLGQNPGW; from the coding sequence ATGGCAAGTTGCAGCGATTTTCTGGACCGAGTGCCGCAAGATGAGATTGTCAATGAGACTTATTGGAAAACGCAGGAACATCTGGAGATGGCAGCGACCGCTATTTACTCTCGAGTAAAAGCGAAAAACTTCGTGGACATGGAAAACTTAGCAGAGAATACCATGTGGCCAACAACCAATCAATACAAGGATATTGGTTCTGGAGTATTTCCGGTTACACAACCTACGGTGAACAGCGAATGGGCTAATATGTACCGAGATGTTCGGGAATGCAATGCATTCTTGGAGAATTACGCCGGAGCGAGCGAAAACCAACCTGGTGCCAAAGAACGATTAGCAGCAGAGGTGCGTGTGATTCGTGCACTGGCCTATAGCTTCTTGACCTCCTTCTATGGCGATATTCCCTTGCTCACAAAAACATTAAATCCCGACGATCCAGAGCTATACGACGATCGTACTCCGCAATCAGAGGTAGTCGATTTCCTATTAGGGGATTTGGATGCTGCAGCCGCAGCACTACCTAGCGCTATTCCTACCGGACAGAATCTTGGTCGCGTAAGCAAGGGCACGGCTTTAACACTGAAATCACGCATCGCACTTACTTACGGACGCTATGAAGTGGCTGAACAGGCTGCTAAAGCCGTAATGGATTTAGGCGTTTACGAACTGTACAATACGGGTGATCCACAAACGAATTATTGGGAGTTATTTACCCGTGCGGGTAAACTGGCTGGAGGACGAAATAAAGAAACCATCTTTGCGCGCCTACATTTGACGGATGTGATTATGCATAACCTAAGTAGGGAAATCCAGGTACCTGACCAATTTGCACGTTTTGTGCCGACACGTTCACTCGTAGAGTCCTATCTATGTGCCGATGGACTTCCTATTGATAAGTCTCCGTTATACAGCGATGCCGCCTATGCAGATGTGTTTAAAAACAGAGACCCCCGCATGACCCAAACCATCTTAGTCCCGGGTGACAAGTGGGGTGGCAGATTTGATGGTAGACCGGTAGCACAAAATCCAGACCCGACCATCTTTCAAGTGCCAAAATTTAGCCAAGACGGTCGCGGATCGGTCACGACAACGGGTTATTATTACAAAAAATATGTGGAGCCTTCTGCCGTAGGGTTGGTGAGTAGAGATGATAATGACATCCATCATATGCGTTATGCGGAGGTATTGCTCAACTACGCAGAGGCTAGACTGGAGCAAAATAAATTGACACAAGCTGATCTCGACATCTCCATTAACCTACTGCGCGATCGCGTCGGTATGGTTCACATGAACTTAAGCTTTCTGGCACAGCATGGTATGGATATTCGTGCAGAAATCAGGCGCGAACGTCGGGTAGAATTGGCGTTGGAAGGACACCGCTATTTTGATGTGCGACGTTGGCAACAAGGAGAATTGCTGGGTCGTGATATTGAAGGCGTAAAAGCAAGCTGGTTCCCTCAATTGAATGCTGCTACCTATAGAAAAAGTACCGATGGGCATTTAGTCGTTCAGTGGACGCGCGCCTTTGAAAGTCCAAAAAATTACCTGTGGCCAGTACCGCAAACCCAGTGGGAACGAAATCCTAATTTGGGCCAAAATCCCGGTTGGTAA
- a CDS encoding endonuclease/exonuclease/phosphatase family protein produces MNQINQFLILCLLLSTASAALHAKQKAMNTTGKQLKIMSYNIHHASPPSTPDKIDIEAIIAVIRNEDPDLVALQEVDVRTKRSGHIDQAKQIAKALSMHYYFAKAIDFDGGEYGQAILSKRPFNNPQIHHLPSIASSNAEPRILATVDIDLGNQQLITFATTHLDAQRDPQNRTLQAKELVRIARDSKHPMVIAGDLNMTTDQEAFALFEKVLKPTCTTCGFTIPVITPKKTIDFILLRNQDSWEVVSHHVVQEHYASDHLPVTALLRWVL; encoded by the coding sequence ATGAATCAAATAAACCAATTTCTGATCCTATGCTTACTATTGTCAACCGCATCTGCGGCTTTGCATGCAAAGCAAAAAGCCATGAATACAACAGGAAAGCAGTTGAAGATTATGTCGTACAATATTCATCACGCCAGCCCACCGAGCACACCCGACAAAATCGATATAGAGGCGATTATTGCCGTAATTAGAAATGAAGATCCAGATCTAGTTGCTTTGCAAGAAGTGGATGTACGCACCAAACGTAGTGGTCACATTGATCAGGCAAAGCAGATAGCGAAAGCGTTGAGCATGCATTATTATTTTGCAAAAGCCATCGATTTTGATGGAGGTGAATACGGACAAGCGATACTTTCCAAACGACCATTTAACAATCCGCAGATACACCATCTTCCTTCTATCGCCAGCTCCAACGCTGAACCTCGAATCTTGGCGACTGTTGATATCGATTTGGGAAATCAGCAATTAATTACTTTTGCGACCACCCACTTAGATGCACAAAGAGACCCGCAAAACCGCACTTTGCAGGCAAAAGAATTAGTTCGTATCGCAAGAGACAGCAAGCATCCGATGGTAATCGCCGGGGATCTTAATATGACGACAGATCAAGAGGCATTTGCACTATTCGAAAAGGTACTCAAACCGACTTGCACTACCTGTGGATTCACTATCCCCGTTATCACTCCGAAGAAAACGATTGATTTTATCTTGTTAAGAAATCAAGATTCTTGGGAAGTCGTGTCACATCATGTCGTACAGGAGCATTACGCGTCCGATCACCTACCTGTCACAGCCCTGTTGCGATGGGTTCTTTAA
- a CDS encoding Gfo/Idh/MocA family oxidoreductase, translating into MTSTKIIRRDFIKKALVGAAAFTIIPRHVLGGNGFLAPSDHLTKGVIGVGSMGRGHFDYAGTKTVAICDVDTRHLAIAQKQLKDRATEYRDYRDLIQDSKVDLVHIATPPHWHGIMAVDAARAGKDIWCEKPMTRTIGEGKKVKEAIAQHGNMFRLNTWFRYDRDFYGMQVPVKKIKKLVDTGMLGWPLKVTISKHTGFDWKFYWVGNENLPEENVPAELDYDLWLGPAPYKPYSAHRVHTTFRGYWDYDGGGLGDMGQHYLDPVQYFLGKDNESPIKIEVDAPQQHYDAVGTWRKIIYTYADGCQIILDGAGSEVGKPYIEGPDGKLFKGFVSDIPDLERKLSQYPDPAPQVDDFMESCRSRQKFALNEENGYYSATLVNLGLAALRLNRTLHYDSDKQEFVGDPGANRLINQPMRGPWTI; encoded by the coding sequence ATGACATCAACGAAAATAATAAGACGCGATTTTATCAAAAAAGCATTGGTAGGTGCCGCGGCATTCACCATCATACCCCGCCACGTACTGGGAGGTAATGGTTTTCTGGCGCCAAGTGATCATCTTACTAAAGGAGTAATTGGTGTGGGATCCATGGGTCGCGGACATTTTGATTATGCCGGCACCAAGACGGTAGCCATATGCGATGTAGACACACGCCATCTAGCCATCGCCCAAAAACAATTGAAAGATCGGGCAACCGAATACCGGGATTATCGCGATCTCATTCAAGACTCCAAAGTGGATCTTGTACACATTGCTACACCGCCACATTGGCATGGTATCATGGCGGTGGATGCCGCACGCGCAGGCAAAGACATCTGGTGTGAAAAGCCAATGACGCGGACTATTGGCGAAGGAAAAAAAGTAAAAGAAGCCATCGCACAGCATGGCAATATGTTTCGTTTGAATACCTGGTTTCGATACGATAGAGATTTCTATGGCATGCAGGTACCTGTCAAAAAAATTAAAAAACTGGTCGATACCGGTATGTTAGGATGGCCACTAAAGGTAACAATCAGTAAGCACACCGGCTTTGACTGGAAGTTTTACTGGGTGGGCAATGAAAATCTGCCAGAAGAAAACGTACCAGCAGAGTTAGATTATGACCTATGGTTGGGGCCAGCGCCTTACAAACCATACAGTGCGCATCGCGTACATACTACCTTTCGCGGTTATTGGGATTACGATGGTGGCGGTCTCGGCGATATGGGGCAGCATTATTTAGATCCAGTACAATATTTCTTAGGAAAAGACAATGAGAGTCCGATCAAGATTGAAGTAGATGCACCACAACAGCACTACGATGCCGTCGGCACCTGGCGGAAAATCATCTACACTTATGCTGATGGTTGCCAGATTATCTTGGACGGAGCAGGATCAGAAGTAGGAAAACCGTATATAGAAGGCCCGGATGGAAAACTATTCAAAGGTTTTGTTTCCGATATTCCTGACTTAGAGCGGAAGTTATCACAGTATCCAGATCCCGCTCCACAGGTAGATGATTTTATGGAATCTTGTAGATCGCGACAGAAGTTCGCACTGAATGAGGAAAACGGATACTATTCGGCCACGCTGGTTAATCTTGGATTGGCCGCACTACGATTGAACCGTACCCTACATTACGATTCCGACAAACAAGAATTTGTAGGAGATCCAGGTGCAAATCGCCTGATTAATCAACCGATGCGAGGACCTTGGACTATTTAA